In Arachis stenosperma cultivar V10309 chromosome 1, arast.V10309.gnm1.PFL2, whole genome shotgun sequence, one DNA window encodes the following:
- the LOC130957158 gene encoding pathogenesis-related protein 2-like — MAVFTFEDEITSTVPPAKLYNAMKDADSLTPKIIDDVKSVEILEGNGGPGTIKKLTIVEDGETKFILHKVEAIDEANYAYNYSVVGGVALPPTAEKITFETKLVEGPNGGSIGKLSVKFHSKGDAKPEEEDMKKGKAKGEALFKAIEGYVLANPAQY, encoded by the exons ATGGCCGTCTTCACATTCGAGGATGAAATCACCTCCACCGTCCCCCCCGCCAAGCTTTACAATGCTATGAAGGATGCCGACTCCCTCACCCCTAAGATTATTGATGACGTCAAGAGTGTTGAAATCCTTGAGGGAAACGGTGGTCCTGGAACCATCAAGAAACTCACCATTGTCGAGG ATGGAGAAACCAAGTTTATCTTGCACAAGGTGGAGGCAATAGATGAGGCTAACTATGCATACAACTACAGCGTGGTTGGAGGAGTGGCGCTGCCTCCCACGGCGGAGAAGATAACATTTGAGACAAAGCTGGTTGAAGGACCCAACGGAGGATCCATTGGGAAGCTGAGTGTGAAGTTCCACTCGAAAGGAGATGCAAAGCCAGAGGAGGAAGACATGAAGAAGGGTAAGGCCAAGGGTGAAGCTCTCTTCAAGGCTATTGAGGGTTACGTTTTGGCCAACCCTGCTCAATATTAA